One window of Curtobacterium sp. 458 genomic DNA carries:
- a CDS encoding SDR family oxidoreductase gives MTDQYTMQDPTAMYADKKPDEQYLPGAGTDEEMAQNVPADHGEDTYRGSGRLEGRRALVTGGDSGIGAAVAIAYAREGADVAISYLPEEEEDAQRIVGLIEAAGRTAVALPGDITSKEWCEELVAKAVEGLGGLDIVVNNAGKQQNVDSITDIEDEEFDETFKTNVYATFRITKAAVPHLAPGSTIINTTSIQAYAPSPHLVHYAATKATVNNLAKGLAAQLAPKGIRVNAVAPGPIWTPLQPAGGQKPEDLPSAGEQTYLGRWGQPAELAPAYVFLASGESSYVVGETLHVDGGMPTP, from the coding sequence ATGACGGACCAGTACACGATGCAGGACCCGACCGCGATGTACGCGGACAAGAAGCCCGACGAGCAGTACCTGCCCGGCGCCGGCACCGACGAGGAGATGGCGCAGAACGTCCCGGCCGACCACGGTGAGGACACCTACCGCGGCTCCGGTCGTCTCGAGGGCCGGAGGGCGCTCGTCACCGGCGGGGACTCCGGCATCGGCGCCGCCGTCGCGATCGCGTACGCACGGGAGGGCGCCGACGTCGCGATCTCCTACCTGCCCGAGGAGGAGGAGGACGCGCAGCGCATCGTCGGACTCATCGAGGCCGCCGGACGGACGGCGGTGGCGCTGCCCGGGGACATCACGTCGAAGGAGTGGTGCGAGGAACTCGTCGCGAAGGCCGTCGAGGGCCTCGGCGGACTCGACATCGTCGTGAACAACGCCGGCAAGCAGCAGAACGTCGACTCGATCACCGACATCGAGGACGAGGAGTTCGACGAGACCTTCAAGACGAACGTCTACGCGACCTTCCGCATCACGAAGGCCGCCGTGCCGCACCTGGCTCCCGGGTCGACGATCATCAACACGACGTCGATCCAGGCGTACGCGCCGTCACCGCACCTCGTGCACTACGCCGCGACGAAGGCGACCGTGAACAACCTCGCCAAGGGCCTCGCCGCGCAGCTCGCGCCGAAGGGCATCCGGGTGAACGCCGTCGCACCCGGTCCGATCTGGACGCCGCTGCAGCCCGCCGGCGGGCAGAAGCCCGAGGACCTCCCGAGCGCGGGCGAGCAGACCTACCTCGGTCGCTGGGGCCAGCCCGCCGAGCTGGCGCCGGCGTACGTGTTCCTCGCCAGCGGCGAATCGTCCTACGTCGTGGGGGAGACGCTGCACGTCGACGGCGGGATGCCGACGCCGTAG
- a CDS encoding endonuclease/exonuclease/phosphatase family protein, translated as MSSAERPITLMTYNIKNPDPAHDWPARLPVLLDIVRRHDPDVLCVQEAFDHQMDDLRAGLPGYGDVGQGREGGSAGEHAAVFFRRDRLRPVEHGSFWLSDTPDEPVSNTWGSVFPRIVNHARFLDVDGAAFTLVTTHLDHEEGPHGDEVRARSTAVIAERTAAVDEPVVVAGDCNEPAGVGRASRVLVEAGFTDAWDVAGDPEDRTATFNDWEPPVASGERIDWVYTRGVRAVDRVVIDHDGPETWFASDHFPVVATIRV; from the coding sequence GTGAGCAGCGCCGAGCGTCCGATCACCCTGATGACGTACAACATCAAGAACCCTGATCCCGCACACGACTGGCCCGCGCGGCTGCCGGTGCTGCTCGACATCGTGCGACGCCACGACCCCGACGTCCTGTGCGTCCAGGAGGCGTTCGACCACCAGATGGACGACCTGCGTGCCGGACTGCCCGGGTACGGCGACGTCGGTCAGGGCCGGGAGGGCGGGAGCGCGGGTGAGCACGCTGCCGTGTTCTTCCGACGTGATCGACTCCGTCCCGTCGAGCACGGGTCCTTCTGGCTGTCGGACACACCGGACGAGCCGGTGTCCAACACCTGGGGGAGCGTGTTCCCCCGGATCGTCAACCACGCGCGGTTCCTCGACGTCGACGGCGCGGCCTTCACGCTCGTGACGACCCATCTCGACCACGAGGAGGGCCCGCACGGTGACGAGGTCCGGGCGAGGAGCACGGCCGTGATCGCGGAGCGCACGGCCGCTGTCGACGAGCCGGTCGTGGTCGCCGGGGACTGCAACGAGCCGGCCGGCGTCGGTCGGGCGTCCCGGGTGCTCGTCGAGGCCGGGTTCACGGACGCGTGGGACGTCGCCGGGGACCCCGAGGACCGGACCGCGACCTTCAACGACTGGGAGCCGCCGGTGGCGTCGGGTGAGCGCATCGACTGGGTGTACACGCGGGGTGTACGCGCCGTGGACCGGGTCGTGATCGACCACGACGGGCCGGAGACCTGGTTCGCGAGCGACCACTTCCCGGTCGTCGCGACGATCCGGGTGTGA
- a CDS encoding sigma-70 family RNA polymerase sigma factor: MNDELLAKRSQERDLMLAVAAGDRRAFTALHERFRPLVERYVRHQLNDPSQVEEVVQDVFLEIWLIAERYDPRHSVIAWVRTIAQRRAIDRVRKSRADRDRDRRIGARDHEVVDHSATERAESVLDRAALRRAVAELPPRQREAVVLRHLVGLSGPELAIELGVPVGTAKTRARDGVIALRRVMVPEPA; this comes from the coding sequence ATGAACGACGAACTCCTCGCCAAGCGCTCCCAGGAGCGCGACCTGATGCTCGCGGTGGCCGCCGGTGACCGTCGCGCGTTCACGGCCCTGCACGAACGCTTCCGCCCGCTCGTCGAACGGTACGTGCGCCACCAACTGAACGACCCCAGCCAGGTGGAGGAGGTCGTGCAGGACGTGTTCCTCGAGATCTGGCTGATCGCCGAGCGCTACGACCCCCGACACTCGGTCATCGCGTGGGTCCGGACGATCGCGCAGCGCCGGGCCATCGACCGTGTCCGGAAGAGCCGCGCCGACCGAGACCGCGACCGCCGCATCGGAGCCCGGGACCACGAGGTCGTCGACCACTCCGCCACGGAGCGTGCCGAGAGTGTCCTCGACCGCGCGGCCCTCCGCCGTGCCGTCGCCGAGCTGCCCCCGAGGCAGCGCGAGGCAGTCGTGCTGCGGCACCTCGTGGGGCTCTCCGGGCCGGAACTGGCGATCGAACTCGGGGTCCCGGTCGGGACCGCCAAGACGCGGGCCCGGGACGGCGTCATCGCGCTCCGGCGGGTCATGGTCCCGGAGCCCGCGTGA
- a CDS encoding TetR/AcrR family transcriptional regulator — MPATRTSPATVRRSTAKGLRTRARIVDVAAELMLTRGVTGTTLDDIGAAAGVGRSQLYHYFSDKDALVHDVIDRQADAVLTHQGADHADLSTWEAWSRWRDRMVDGAHAGGCVGGCPLGSLGTEVAERDSAARGLVSAGFSRWEEGFRRGIATMQQRGVLDTDADPATLATAVMVALQGGLLLAQVHRDVRPLAVGLDTAIAAIRQHATAA; from the coding sequence ATGCCCGCCACACGGACCAGCCCCGCTACCGTTCGCCGCAGCACCGCGAAGGGACTGCGGACCCGGGCCCGCATCGTCGACGTCGCCGCGGAGCTCATGCTGACCCGCGGCGTCACCGGCACGACCCTCGACGACATCGGTGCTGCTGCCGGTGTCGGGCGGTCGCAGCTGTACCACTACTTCTCGGACAAGGACGCACTCGTCCACGACGTCATCGACCGGCAGGCGGACGCGGTCCTGACGCACCAGGGCGCCGACCACGCCGACCTCTCGACCTGGGAGGCCTGGTCACGCTGGCGGGACCGCATGGTGGACGGCGCGCACGCGGGTGGTTGCGTGGGCGGGTGTCCGCTCGGCTCCCTCGGCACCGAGGTCGCCGAACGGGACAGCGCCGCACGCGGTCTGGTGTCCGCCGGGTTCAGCCGCTGGGAGGAGGGCTTCCGCCGGGGGATCGCCACGATGCAGCAGCGCGGCGTGCTCGACACCGACGCAGACCCGGCCACGCTGGCGACCGCCGTGATGGTGGCGCTCCAGGGCGGCCTGCTCCTCGCGCAGGTCCACCGCGACGTGCGACCGCTCGCCGTCGGCCTGGACACCGCGATCGCGGCGATCCGGCAGCACGCGACCGCGGCGTGA
- a CDS encoding LCP family protein, which yields MSDAPDETTRRARRGSVPPRHGRQKRRLSAVFPAIAGVVTMAIALSGAYAFYTYDQLAGSVTIVNAITGKKDTKNDVDGEAQNILLVGDDHRPDNATPEQMAELSTTSDGGATNTDTMIVLHINADGSQATMISFPRDSYVEIPGVGKGKLNSAFYYGTLNGGGDTGGAKLLIKTIENVSGLQIDHYVRVSLLGFYQVVKELGPVDVCLNNAVNDPYSGVNLPKGKSSLDAKQALSFVRQRHGLPNGDLDRNVRQQYFLSQEARKVLSAGTLLNPVKLGNILKAVGGSIQTDTDLVSLAAQMRDLRPGNIQSATIPTLGTPTIYVNGSALSIVQVDEVGLPAFVQGLVGQPEAYTKATSAEPASTTVTVLNGSGVTGAAAAATQNLTARGFQVGTPGSSETTKATQVQYPKGMEAQAKAVVAATPGAVAVRTNDVTGVTLVLGSDGKTVSAPAQPGSSASTPAAGGSGSSGGSSSGGSSSGGSSAKPSSEPSPKSTDVHNYGKANVCIN from the coding sequence GTGAGCGATGCACCCGACGAGACGACCCGCCGCGCCCGGCGCGGCTCCGTGCCGCCCCGCCACGGGCGGCAGAAGCGGCGCCTGAGCGCCGTCTTCCCGGCGATCGCGGGTGTGGTCACCATGGCGATCGCCCTGAGCGGCGCGTACGCCTTCTACACGTACGACCAGCTCGCGGGCAGCGTCACGATCGTCAACGCGATCACCGGCAAGAAGGACACCAAGAACGACGTCGACGGCGAAGCGCAGAACATCCTGCTCGTCGGCGACGACCACCGGCCGGACAACGCGACCCCCGAGCAGATGGCCGAGCTCAGCACGACGAGCGACGGCGGGGCGACCAACACGGACACGATGATCGTGCTCCACATCAACGCCGACGGCTCGCAGGCGACGATGATCTCCTTCCCGCGCGACTCGTACGTCGAGATACCGGGCGTCGGCAAGGGCAAGCTCAACAGCGCCTTCTACTACGGCACCCTCAACGGCGGGGGCGACACCGGCGGTGCGAAGCTGCTCATCAAGACGATCGAGAACGTCAGCGGACTGCAGATCGACCACTACGTCCGCGTCTCCCTGCTCGGCTTCTACCAGGTCGTCAAGGAACTCGGGCCGGTCGACGTCTGCCTGAACAACGCGGTGAACGACCCGTACTCGGGCGTGAACCTGCCCAAGGGCAAGAGCTCCCTCGACGCCAAGCAGGCGCTCTCGTTCGTCCGCCAGCGCCACGGTCTGCCGAACGGCGACCTCGACCGCAACGTCCGCCAGCAGTACTTCCTGTCCCAGGAGGCCCGGAAGGTCCTGTCCGCCGGCACGCTGCTCAACCCGGTCAAGCTCGGCAACATCCTCAAGGCCGTCGGCGGATCGATCCAGACCGACACCGACCTGGTGTCGCTCGCGGCCCAGATGCGCGACCTCCGACCCGGCAACATCCAGTCGGCGACGATCCCGACGCTCGGCACGCCGACGATCTACGTCAACGGGTCCGCGCTCTCGATCGTCCAGGTCGACGAGGTCGGTCTGCCCGCCTTCGTCCAGGGCCTCGTCGGGCAGCCCGAGGCCTACACCAAGGCCACCAGCGCAGAGCCGGCGAGCACGACGGTCACCGTGCTGAACGGCAGCGGGGTCACCGGCGCCGCGGCGGCCGCGACGCAGAACCTCACCGCGCGCGGCTTCCAGGTCGGGACGCCCGGGTCCTCGGAGACCACGAAGGCCACGCAGGTGCAGTACCCGAAGGGCATGGAGGCGCAGGCGAAGGCCGTCGTGGCGGCCACCCCGGGGGCCGTCGCGGTCCGGACGAACGACGTCACGGGCGTCACGCTCGTGCTCGGCTCCGACGGCAAGACGGTCTCCGCTCCGGCCCAGCCCGGGTCGTCGGCCTCGACGCCGGCCGCCGGCGGGTCGGGCTCGTCCGGTGGGTCGTCCTCCGGCGGGTCCTCGTCCGGTGGATCGTCCGCGAAGCCGAGCAGCGAGCCCTCGCCCAAGTCGACCGACGTGCACAACTACGGCAAGGCGAACGTCTGCATCAACTGA
- a CDS encoding GntR family transcriptional regulator has translation MPVPSTQPAAERKLLRDTVQDKIRDAIMDGTLEPGERLNDDDLIAWLGVSRTPIREALAELSRSGLIEMAPNRYTRVAAPTKDELLDAYRTLGVIYGGVVRLAVPRFTESQRKKVVKMLDDVVARSSKGKQDEVARDGANIYAMWVEACGNASLASLCRSTTDGLAFKLRVPELAELIPVDTVVPELEKLKAAVLAKDPIAAELAMEAVHLLPSRDQ, from the coding sequence ATGCCAGTGCCCTCCACCCAGCCCGCCGCCGAACGGAAGCTCCTCCGCGACACCGTCCAGGACAAGATCCGCGACGCGATCATGGACGGCACCCTCGAGCCCGGTGAGCGCCTGAACGACGACGACCTCATCGCCTGGCTCGGCGTCTCCCGCACCCCCATCCGCGAGGCCCTGGCAGAGCTCTCCCGGTCCGGCCTGATCGAGATGGCACCGAATCGCTACACCCGTGTGGCAGCGCCCACGAAGGACGAGCTCCTCGACGCCTACCGGACCCTCGGGGTGATCTACGGCGGGGTCGTGCGCCTCGCGGTCCCGCGCTTCACCGAGTCGCAGCGCAAGAAGGTCGTCAAGATGCTCGACGACGTCGTCGCCCGCTCGTCGAAGGGCAAGCAGGACGAGGTCGCCCGTGACGGCGCGAACATCTACGCGATGTGGGTCGAGGCCTGCGGCAACGCGTCGCTCGCGTCACTCTGCCGGTCGACGACCGACGGCCTGGCGTTCAAGCTGCGGGTGCCCGAACTCGCCGAGCTGATCCCCGTGGACACGGTCGTCCCCGAGCTCGAGAAGCTCAAGGCCGCCGTGCTGGCGAAGGACCCGATCGCGGCCGAGCTCGCGATGGAGGCCGTGCACCTGCTGCCCTCGCGCGACCAGTAG
- a CDS encoding efflux RND transporter permease subunit: MSRFLRIVLPAVVIVAWLAVASVGGPYFGKIADVSTNDQTSFLPASADATKVQERAAEFRQASGAPAIVVLERDGGLTRSDRTAAAQLADRLGDRDDVQGVSPVIPSEDGDALEIVATLTQSAETGDAVGAIRADVDDALPSGLRGYVTGPAGFTADLTEAFAGIDGLLLGVALAAVFVILIVVYRSPLLPVLVLGTASFALCASILVVYWLAKADVVTVNGQVQGILSILVIGAATDYALLYTARYREALRDHRTGWGATKAALRGSLEPILASGGTVIVGVLCLLFSDLNSNKALGPVAAIGIAFSLLAALTLLPALLLAFRRAAFWPLRPAHGSAHPVVSGPDAKGLWASVGRLVARRSRIVWVVCTVGLLAMGAGLFGLRADGVPQSDLVIGASQARDGQDVLADHFPGGSGSPAQVIGSAARQDALVRAISDVDGVDGVTAAAKDSPSGTVPVSGERDGTAGGGAGGSSGEPTVSRGDVLLEATLADPADSAAAEQTVRDLRTAVERVDPDAIVGGVTATALDTNDTGIRDRSVIIPIVLVVILLILMLLLRSIVAPLVLIGSVIVSFAAALGVGALVFDHVFHFPGADPSVPLYSFVFLVALGVDYNIFLMTRVREEALLHGPREGVLRGLGVTGGVITSAGIVLAATFAALGVIPILFLAQIAFVVAFGVLLDTVVVRSLLVPALTYELGRRAWWPSRLSRAAHHM, translated from the coding sequence GTGTCCCGCTTCCTCCGCATCGTGCTCCCCGCCGTCGTCATCGTCGCCTGGCTCGCCGTCGCCTCCGTCGGCGGACCGTACTTCGGCAAGATCGCCGACGTCTCGACGAACGACCAGACCTCGTTCCTGCCGGCATCGGCGGACGCCACGAAGGTGCAGGAGCGTGCCGCCGAGTTCCGGCAGGCGTCCGGGGCACCGGCGATCGTCGTGCTCGAGCGCGACGGTGGACTGACCCGGTCAGACCGCACCGCCGCCGCGCAGCTCGCCGACAGGCTCGGTGACCGCGACGACGTGCAGGGCGTGAGTCCTGTGATCCCGAGCGAGGACGGCGACGCCCTCGAGATCGTCGCGACGCTCACGCAGTCCGCGGAGACCGGTGACGCGGTCGGAGCGATCCGCGCGGACGTCGACGACGCCCTCCCGTCCGGGTTGCGCGGGTACGTCACGGGACCGGCCGGGTTCACCGCCGACCTGACCGAGGCGTTCGCCGGCATCGACGGGCTCCTGCTCGGTGTGGCGCTGGCCGCGGTGTTCGTGATCCTCATCGTCGTGTACCGGTCGCCGCTCCTGCCCGTGCTCGTCCTCGGCACGGCGTCGTTCGCGCTCTGTGCCTCGATCCTCGTCGTGTACTGGCTCGCGAAGGCCGACGTCGTGACCGTCAACGGCCAGGTGCAGGGCATCCTCTCGATCCTGGTCATCGGCGCCGCGACCGACTACGCGCTGCTGTACACCGCGCGCTACCGCGAGGCACTCCGAGACCACCGGACCGGATGGGGTGCGACGAAGGCGGCCCTGCGCGGGAGTCTGGAACCGATCCTCGCGTCGGGTGGCACGGTCATCGTGGGCGTCCTCTGCCTGCTCTTCTCCGACCTCAACTCGAACAAGGCGCTCGGCCCGGTGGCGGCGATCGGCATCGCGTTCAGCCTGCTCGCGGCGCTCACGCTCCTCCCCGCGCTGCTGCTCGCCTTCCGGCGCGCGGCCTTCTGGCCGCTCCGGCCGGCGCACGGGTCCGCCCACCCCGTCGTGTCGGGTCCGGACGCGAAGGGGCTCTGGGCATCGGTCGGGAGGCTCGTGGCACGTCGGTCGCGGATCGTCTGGGTCGTGTGCACGGTCGGCCTCCTCGCCATGGGGGCGGGGCTGTTCGGCCTGCGTGCCGACGGCGTGCCGCAGAGCGACCTCGTGATCGGGGCGTCGCAGGCCCGCGACGGCCAGGACGTGCTCGCCGACCACTTCCCGGGCGGTTCCGGCAGCCCGGCGCAGGTCATCGGGAGCGCAGCGCGGCAGGACGCGCTGGTGCGGGCGATCTCCGACGTCGACGGCGTGGACGGGGTGACCGCGGCGGCGAAGGACTCGCCGTCCGGCACCGTGCCGGTGAGCGGCGAGCGCGACGGAACGGCCGGCGGTGGCGCCGGCGGGAGCTCGGGCGAGCCGACCGTGTCACGCGGGGACGTCCTGCTCGAGGCCACGCTCGCCGACCCGGCGGACTCCGCGGCCGCCGAGCAGACGGTCCGCGACCTCCGGACCGCCGTCGAGCGGGTCGACCCGGACGCGATCGTCGGCGGGGTCACGGCGACCGCCCTCGACACGAACGACACGGGCATCCGCGACCGCTCGGTCATCATCCCGATCGTCCTCGTCGTGATCCTCCTCATCCTCATGCTCCTGCTGCGGAGCATCGTCGCGCCGCTGGTCCTCATCGGCAGCGTGATCGTCTCGTTCGCGGCCGCGCTCGGCGTCGGTGCGCTCGTCTTCGACCACGTGTTCCACTTCCCCGGCGCCGACCCGAGCGTGCCGCTGTACTCGTTCGTGTTCCTCGTGGCGCTCGGCGTCGACTACAACATCTTCCTGATGACCCGGGTCCGGGAGGAGGCCCTGCTGCACGGCCCGCGCGAGGGCGTGCTGCGGGGCCTCGGCGTCACCGGTGGCGTGATCACCTCCGCCGGCATCGTCCTCGCGGCGACCTTCGCGGCGCTCGGCGTCATCCCGATCCTGTTCCTGGCGCAGATCGCATTCGTCGTCGCGTTCGGCGTGCTGCTCGACACCGTGGTGGTCCGGTCCCTGCTCGTCCCGGCCCTGACGTACGAGCTCGGACGGCGGGCATGGTGGCCGTCGCGCCTCTCGCGCGCTGCCCATCACATGTGA
- a CDS encoding MarR family transcriptional regulator, with product MHDEPAAWPMGRLLAAAARRVERDWDERLREIGLPHAGLIAIDILIRTGPTGADTIARVARVQPQTMSRTLERLERDGLVERSPHPDDRRRRVVTVTDAGRAAWDTAKHVEREVLPEDERLRQALAAIIERAL from the coding sequence ATGCACGACGAGCCCGCAGCCTGGCCCATGGGTCGCCTGCTGGCCGCGGCCGCCCGACGGGTCGAACGCGACTGGGACGAGCGCCTCCGCGAGATCGGGCTCCCGCACGCCGGGCTCATCGCGATCGACATCCTCATCCGCACCGGGCCGACCGGAGCGGACACGATCGCCCGGGTCGCACGGGTGCAGCCACAGACGATGTCGCGCACGCTCGAACGGCTCGAGCGGGACGGACTCGTCGAGCGGTCACCCCACCCTGACGACCGTCGGCGTCGGGTCGTGACGGTCACCGACGCCGGGCGGGCGGCCTGGGACACGGCGAAGCACGTCGAGCGCGAGGTCCTCCCCGAGGACGAGCGCCTGCGTCAGGCACTCGCCGCCATCATCGAGCGCGCACTCTAG
- a CDS encoding LCP family protein, whose protein sequence is MSERRAARAAADAVAVAHRSARRERPFLVALVATLGSLLGVGTVIAVTASLFVGGLARSFDDRTTTLPDAFPSGPRPAATDGAQNILLIGSDSRAQDDPDGDRAAGGRSDALMLAHVPADRDAVYLMSIMRDSWVEVPGRGRAKINAAYSWGGVPLVVQTVERLLDSRIDHVAEIDFAGFRDMTNALGGVTVRSPSDFTARAGTHFCAGPNRLDGDASLTFVRERHAFADADHTRVRNQQAFMRGVVDGVLSKGTITNPGRIQDFVSATSEHLSVDAGLDFRTLVGLGWSLRDVRSSDLVTFTMPSAGGGTSPDGQSYVTLNDLAVQSLSQALRSDDVATWLEANPQ, encoded by the coding sequence ATGTCCGAACGCCGTGCCGCCCGTGCCGCCGCCGACGCCGTCGCGGTCGCCCATCGATCGGCGCGCCGCGAGCGCCCGTTCCTCGTCGCGCTCGTCGCGACGCTCGGCTCGCTCCTGGGCGTCGGCACGGTGATCGCCGTGACCGCGAGCCTCTTCGTCGGGGGCCTCGCGCGGTCGTTCGACGACAGGACGACGACGCTCCCGGACGCCTTCCCGTCGGGTCCGCGTCCCGCGGCGACCGACGGAGCGCAGAACATCCTCCTGATCGGGTCGGACTCACGCGCGCAGGACGACCCGGACGGCGACCGCGCGGCCGGCGGCCGTTCCGACGCCCTGATGCTCGCGCACGTCCCGGCGGACCGGGACGCCGTGTACCTGATGTCGATCATGCGCGACTCGTGGGTCGAGGTCCCGGGGCGCGGCAGGGCGAAGATCAACGCCGCGTACAGCTGGGGTGGCGTGCCGCTCGTCGTGCAGACCGTGGAGCGGTTGCTCGACAGCCGCATCGACCACGTCGCCGAGATCGACTTCGCCGGGTTCCGCGACATGACGAACGCACTCGGCGGCGTCACCGTGCGATCGCCGTCCGACTTCACGGCGCGAGCGGGCACGCACTTCTGCGCGGGGCCGAACCGCCTCGACGGCGATGCATCCCTGACCTTCGTGCGCGAGCGACACGCCTTCGCCGACGCCGACCACACCCGCGTCCGCAACCAGCAGGCGTTCATGCGCGGCGTCGTCGACGGCGTGCTGTCGAAGGGGACGATCACGAACCCCGGGCGCATCCAGGACTTCGTGTCGGCGACGAGCGAGCACCTCTCGGTCGACGCCGGGCTCGACTTCCGGACCCTGGTCGGTCTCGGGTGGTCCCTTCGGGACGTCCGCTCGTCCGACCTCGTCACCTTCACGATGCCGAGCGCGGGCGGGGGCACGTCGCCGGACGGTCAGTCGTACGTCACGCTGAACGACCTCGCCGTGCAGTCCCTGTCGCAGGCGCTGCGCTCCGACGACGTGGCGACCTGGCTCGAGGCGAACCCGCAGTAG
- a CDS encoding transglycosylase family protein — translation MKKLSRTRTIVGGLAFAGIAATGVGLAAAPANAASGSTWDALAQCESGGNWAINTGNGYYGGLQFTLGTWQANGGSGNPASASRSAQIAVAERVLASQGWGAWPACSAKLGLSGTTGAAPQAAVPAPAPQQSATQAAPQQAAPQQAAPQQAAPKATAPAASSKPAPVKTSGKTYKIASGDTLDKIATKLDLEGGWKQLWAANTSTIDDPNLIYAGQTLQLPA, via the coding sequence ATGAAGAAGCTTTCCCGTACCCGCACCATCGTCGGTGGCCTCGCCTTCGCAGGCATCGCCGCGACGGGTGTCGGCCTCGCGGCGGCGCCCGCGAACGCAGCGTCCGGTTCGACCTGGGACGCGCTCGCACAGTGCGAGTCCGGCGGCAACTGGGCCATCAACACCGGCAACGGCTACTACGGCGGCCTGCAGTTCACCCTCGGCACGTGGCAGGCCAACGGCGGCTCCGGCAACCCGGCCTCGGCGAGCCGTTCGGCGCAGATCGCCGTCGCCGAGCGCGTCCTCGCCTCGCAGGGTTGGGGTGCATGGCCGGCGTGCTCGGCCAAGCTCGGCCTGAGCGGCACCACCGGCGCGGCCCCGCAGGCCGCGGTGCCGGCGCCCGCTCCGCAGCAGAGCGCCACGCAGGCGGCGCCGCAGCAGGCCGCCCCGCAGCAGGCGGCGCCGCAGCAGGCTGCCCCGAAGGCCACCGCCCCGGCGGCGTCCAGCAAGCCGGCTCCGGTGAAGACGAGCGGCAAGACCTACAAGATCGCCTCGGGCGACACGCTCGACAAGATCGCGACGAAGCTCGACCTCGAGGGCGGCTGGAAGCAGCTCTGGGCGGCGAACACGTCGACCATCGACGACCCGAACCTCATCTACGCGGGTCAGACCCTGCAGCTCCCGGCCTGA
- the rlmC gene encoding 23S rRNA (uracil(747)-C(5))-methyltransferase RlmC — MQCDYFDRGVCRSCTLMGQPYADQVLDKEIRTRELLHDAVEAAGGPSAVDWLPAVTSPESAYRNKAKMVVGGSVQRPTVGILDHRQRGVDLRHCGICTPGIQRALPILAQFIEDARLIPYDVATRRGELKFVLVTESPDGELMVRFVLRSEGQLPRLREHLGALRSVLPEAVVVTANLLPEHKAVTEGDREIVLTDQETLPMRMGAVTMHLRPQSFFQTNTTVATQLYAQATTWIDEVDPASMWDLYCGVGGFALHAARPGRAVTGIETSREAVRSAGQSAREAGLSDVRFAADDATEHALRARPDTVPELVVVNPPRRGIGATLSEWLEQSTVEHVVYSSCNPVTLAKDLARMASFRLDRVRVLDMFPQTGHLEAVTLLSRW, encoded by the coding sequence ATGCAGTGCGACTACTTCGACCGCGGGGTGTGCCGATCGTGCACGCTCATGGGCCAGCCCTACGCCGACCAGGTCCTCGACAAGGAGATCCGGACGCGGGAGCTGCTGCACGACGCGGTCGAGGCGGCCGGGGGTCCGTCGGCCGTCGACTGGCTTCCGGCCGTCACCAGCCCGGAGTCGGCCTACCGGAACAAGGCGAAGATGGTCGTCGGCGGATCCGTGCAGCGCCCCACGGTCGGGATCCTCGATCACCGGCAGCGCGGGGTGGACCTGCGGCACTGCGGCATCTGCACGCCCGGCATCCAGCGGGCGCTGCCGATCCTGGCGCAGTTCATCGAGGACGCCCGGCTGATCCCGTACGACGTCGCGACCCGTCGGGGTGAGCTCAAGTTCGTGCTCGTCACGGAGTCACCCGACGGCGAGCTCATGGTCCGGTTCGTGCTGCGCTCCGAGGGGCAGCTGCCCCGGCTCCGCGAGCACCTCGGCGCGCTCCGGTCGGTGCTGCCGGAGGCCGTGGTCGTCACGGCGAACCTGCTCCCCGAACACAAGGCGGTCACCGAGGGCGACCGGGAGATCGTGCTGACCGACCAGGAGACGCTGCCGATGCGGATGGGTGCCGTCACGATGCACCTCCGCCCGCAGAGCTTCTTCCAGACGAACACCACCGTCGCCACGCAGCTCTACGCCCAGGCGACGACGTGGATCGACGAGGTGGACCCCGCGTCGATGTGGGACCTGTACTGCGGCGTCGGCGGCTTCGCCCTCCACGCGGCCCGGCCGGGGCGTGCGGTGACGGGCATCGAGACCAGCCGTGAGGCCGTCCGGTCCGCGGGGCAGTCCGCACGCGAAGCGGGTCTCTCGGACGTCCGGTTCGCCGCCGACGACGCCACCGAGCACGCCCTCCGTGCCCGACCGGACACCGTGCCGGAACTCGTCGTCGTGAACCCGCCGCGACGCGGGATCGGGGCGACGCTGTCCGAGTGGCTCGAGCAGTCGACCGTCGAGCACGTCGTGTACTCGAGCTGCAACCCCGTCACCCTCGCGAAGGACCTCGCACGCATGGCGTCGTTCCGGCTCGACCGGGTCCGGGTGCTCGACATGTTCCCGCAGACCGGCCACCTCGAAGCGGTGACGCTGCTCTCGCGGTGGTGA